A window of Pelomicrobium methylotrophicum contains these coding sequences:
- a CDS encoding host attachment protein, producing the protein MRKMWVVVADKAKARIFLAEKPLGPLTELETLVHPESRLHARELVADAPGRTFDRGGEGRHAKEPPMDPKENEAIKFAIEIANRLNAARARGEFDRLGLVAAPAFLGLLRERLSPETRAIVEFEVDKDLLHLPPQEIRDRLPERLFPGV; encoded by the coding sequence ATGCGAAAGATGTGGGTTGTGGTGGCCGACAAAGCCAAGGCGCGGATCTTCCTGGCCGAGAAACCGCTCGGTCCCCTCACGGAGCTGGAAACGCTGGTGCATCCCGAAAGCAGGCTACACGCTCGGGAACTGGTCGCCGACGCCCCGGGACGCACGTTCGACCGCGGCGGCGAAGGGCGCCATGCCAAGGAGCCCCCGATGGATCCGAAGGAAAACGAAGCCATCAAGTTCGCCATCGAAATCGCCAACCGCCTGAATGCCGCCCGCGCCCGCGGTGAGTTCGACCGGCTCGGGCTCGTGGCTGCCCCGGCGTTCCTGGGGCTGCTGCGGGAAAGATTGAGTCCGGAGACCCGCGCCATCGTCGAGTTCGAGGTCGATAAGGATCTGCTGCACCTGCCACCGCAGGAAATACGCGACCGGCTGCCGGAGCGGTTGTTCCCGGGCGTGTAG
- a CDS encoding DNA topoisomerase IV subunit B, which yields MAKDSYSAKDIEILEDLSPILHRPGMYTDPQNPNHALVEVIDNAADEGLAGFAKHVSVILHEDGSATVEDDGRGIPIDIHPKKKVPAVQVIFTTLHSGGKFRKTDKDAAYRIAGGLHGVGVCVSNALSRRLEVEVKRDGGHYRIVFADNGQLREPLKKIGSVGPRDSGTKVRFWPDPKYFDSPKINVQEIAALLRAKAMLLPGVRFTLGIEKKGRIETTEWHFPEGIRGYFAEAIAGLSPVAAPFFGERYVTAQSESDSFAEGEGAMWAIAWTAEGDTVTESYVNMIPTRHGGTHVAGLREGVYNAIKNFIDLHSMGQRGLKIVPEDVWSRASYVLAVKMLDPQFKGQVKNELISREAVKLTAQMVRDPFELWLNQHVEEGKRIAELVIRQAQARSRAAQKVERRKSSGVAVLPGKLTDCASDDPERNELFIVEGDSAGGSAKQARDKEFQAVLPLKGKPKNTWQDNPDTLYSNKEIEAIALAIGVDHHKPGDAVDLSGLRYKRIIILADADVDGAHIQVLLLTLFFRHFPKLIERGHVYVAQPPLYRIDVPAQGKGRPARKLYALDDAELESLLEKLTDEGVRPGSWTVSRFKGLGEMNPEQLWETTLNPDTRRVLPVTVADGELHESLSIFNMMMARENAAQRREWMETYGNLVEADIT from the coding sequence ATGGCCAAGGATAGTTACAGTGCCAAGGACATCGAGATCCTGGAGGACTTGTCGCCGATCCTCCACCGTCCTGGGATGTACACCGATCCCCAAAACCCCAACCATGCGCTGGTGGAGGTGATCGACAATGCCGCGGACGAAGGACTCGCCGGATTCGCGAAGCACGTCTCGGTGATCCTGCACGAAGACGGCTCCGCCACCGTGGAGGACGATGGCCGGGGCATTCCCATCGACATCCATCCGAAGAAAAAGGTGCCGGCGGTGCAGGTGATCTTCACCACCCTGCACTCGGGCGGCAAGTTTCGCAAGACCGACAAGGACGCAGCGTATCGCATTGCCGGGGGGCTCCACGGTGTGGGCGTATGCGTATCCAACGCCCTCTCCAGGCGGCTTGAGGTGGAGGTCAAGCGCGACGGCGGCCACTACCGCATCGTGTTTGCCGACAATGGCCAGCTGCGGGAGCCGCTGAAGAAAATCGGCAGCGTGGGCCCGCGCGACAGCGGGACCAAGGTGCGCTTCTGGCCCGATCCCAAGTACTTCGACTCGCCGAAGATCAACGTCCAGGAAATCGCGGCGTTGCTACGGGCGAAGGCGATGCTGCTGCCGGGGGTGCGCTTCACTCTCGGGATCGAAAAGAAGGGCAGAATCGAGACCACCGAGTGGCACTTCCCGGAGGGAATCCGGGGCTACTTCGCCGAAGCGATCGCCGGGCTCTCGCCGGTGGCTGCGCCCTTCTTCGGCGAGCGCTACGTCACTGCCCAGTCCGAGTCCGACAGCTTCGCCGAGGGCGAGGGGGCGATGTGGGCCATCGCCTGGACCGCCGAGGGCGATACCGTCACCGAGTCCTACGTCAACATGATCCCCACGCGCCACGGCGGCACCCATGTGGCGGGTCTGCGCGAGGGGGTCTACAACGCCATCAAAAACTTCATCGACCTGCATTCCATGGGTCAGCGGGGCTTGAAGATCGTGCCGGAGGACGTGTGGTCGCGCGCCTCCTACGTGCTGGCGGTGAAGATGCTGGACCCCCAATTCAAGGGGCAGGTGAAGAACGAGCTGATCTCGCGCGAGGCCGTGAAGCTCACGGCCCAGATGGTGCGTGATCCCTTCGAGCTATGGCTCAACCAGCACGTGGAGGAGGGCAAGCGCATCGCGGAGCTTGTGATCCGACAGGCCCAGGCGCGCAGCCGGGCGGCGCAGAAGGTGGAGCGGCGCAAGAGCTCCGGCGTGGCGGTGCTGCCCGGCAAACTCACCGACTGCGCCAGCGATGACCCGGAGCGCAACGAGCTGTTCATCGTCGAGGGCGATTCCGCGGGCGGCTCGGCCAAGCAGGCCCGGGACAAGGAGTTCCAGGCGGTGCTGCCGCTCAAGGGCAAGCCCAAGAACACTTGGCAGGACAACCCGGACACGCTGTATTCGAACAAGGAGATCGAGGCCATCGCGCTCGCCATCGGCGTCGATCACCACAAGCCCGGTGATGCGGTGGATCTTTCCGGGCTGCGCTACAAGCGCATCATCATCCTGGCGGACGCCGACGTGGACGGCGCCCATATCCAGGTGCTGCTTTTGACCCTCTTCTTCCGTCATTTCCCCAAGCTGATCGAGCGCGGCCACGTGTACGTGGCCCAGCCGCCTCTGTATCGCATCGACGTGCCGGCCCAGGGCAAGGGCCGTCCGGCGCGCAAGCTCTACGCCCTGGACGACGCCGAACTGGAGTCGCTGCTGGAGAAGCTCACCGACGAGGGGGTGCGGCCCGGGAGCTGGACCGTCAGCCGCTTCAAGGGGCTCGGCGAAATGAACCCCGAGCAGCTGTGGGAGACGACCCTCAATCCGGACACGCGCCGCGTGCTGCCGGTCACGGTGGCGGACGGCGAGCTGCACGAATCGCTTTCCATTTTCAACATGATGATGGCGCGGGAGAACGCCGCCCAGCGCCGCGAGTGGATGGAGACTTACGGTAACCTGGTGGAGGCGGATATCACTTAA